The Streptomyces sp. NBC_00691 genome has a segment encoding these proteins:
- a CDS encoding sugar ABC transporter ATP-binding protein: MSGITKSFPGVRALDGVDLDVAPGEVHCLLGQNGAGKSTLIKVLAGAHQPDEGRITWNGAPVRLRSPSAAVRLGIATIYQELDLVEGLSVAENVHLGHEPTTAGFVRTRAARQTTAALLKRLGHPEIDPARRVIELSAAQRQIVSMARALSHDVRLIVMDEPSAALDPDEVANLFRIVADLTADGVAVIYISHRLEEIRRIGDRVTVLKDGRAVARGLPAATTPTREVVTLMTGRDVPYVFPERPTGPPAGEPVLRVQGLSRKGEFEALDLELRPGEILGLAGLVGSGRSEILETVYGARKPTTGRVTVDGRPLRPGSVPAAVAAGLGLAPEERKAQGLLLLESVTRNVSVSSLARFSRAGWIDRPAERETARTATRTLSLRPDLPDAPVRTLSGGNQQKAVLARWLLRGCRVLLLDEPTRGVDVGARAELYAVIRGLADDGLAVLLVSSEVPEVLGLADRVLVLREGRVVHQAPARDLDEHRVLDLVMEGSPAE, from the coding sequence ATGTCCGGAATCACCAAGTCCTTCCCCGGCGTCCGCGCCCTCGACGGCGTCGACCTGGACGTCGCGCCCGGCGAGGTCCACTGCCTTCTCGGCCAGAACGGCGCCGGCAAATCCACCCTCATCAAGGTCCTCGCCGGCGCCCACCAGCCCGACGAGGGCCGGATCACCTGGAACGGCGCACCCGTGCGGCTCCGCTCCCCGAGCGCCGCCGTCCGCCTCGGCATCGCCACCATCTACCAGGAACTCGACCTCGTCGAAGGCCTCTCCGTGGCCGAGAACGTCCACCTCGGCCATGAACCCACCACCGCCGGCTTCGTCCGCACCCGCGCGGCGCGGCAGACCACCGCCGCCCTCCTGAAACGCCTCGGCCACCCCGAGATCGACCCGGCCCGCCGCGTCATCGAACTCTCCGCCGCCCAGCGGCAGATCGTCTCCATGGCACGGGCCCTCTCCCACGACGTCCGGCTCATCGTCATGGACGAACCGTCCGCCGCCCTCGACCCCGACGAGGTCGCCAACCTCTTCCGGATCGTCGCCGACCTCACCGCCGACGGCGTGGCCGTCATCTACATCTCCCACCGCCTGGAGGAGATCCGCCGCATCGGCGATCGCGTCACCGTCCTCAAGGACGGCCGTGCCGTCGCCCGCGGACTGCCCGCCGCGACCACCCCGACCCGCGAGGTCGTCACCCTCATGACCGGCCGGGACGTCCCCTACGTCTTCCCCGAACGCCCCACCGGCCCACCGGCGGGCGAACCCGTCCTCCGCGTCCAAGGACTCTCCAGGAAAGGAGAGTTCGAGGCACTCGACCTCGAACTCCGGCCCGGTGAGATCCTCGGCCTCGCCGGGCTCGTCGGCTCCGGCCGCTCCGAGATCCTGGAGACCGTCTACGGGGCGCGGAAACCCACCACAGGCCGGGTCACCGTCGACGGACGGCCCCTGCGCCCCGGCAGCGTCCCCGCCGCCGTCGCCGCCGGACTCGGTCTCGCCCCCGAGGAACGCAAGGCACAGGGCCTGCTCCTCCTCGAATCCGTCACCCGCAACGTCTCCGTCTCCTCCCTCGCCCGCTTCTCCCGGGCCGGCTGGATCGACCGCCCCGCCGAACGCGAGACCGCCAGGACCGCCACCCGCACCCTGTCGCTGCGTCCCGATCTCCCCGACGCCCCGGTCCGCACTCTCTCCGGCGGCAACCAGCAGAAGGCCGTCCTCGCCCGCTGGCTCCTCCGCGGCTGCCGCGTCCTCCTCCTCGACGAACCCACCCGGGGCGTCGACGTCGGCGCCCGCGCCGAGCTGTACGCGGTCATCCGGGGGCTCGCGGACGACGGCCTCGCCGTCCTCCTCGTCTCCAGCGAGGTCCCCGAGGTCCTCGGCCTCGCCGACCGCGTCCTGGTCCTCCGCGAAGGCCGGGTCGTCCACCAGGCACCCGCCCGCGACCTCGACGAACACCGCGTACTCGACCTCGTGATGGAAGGGAGCCCTGCGGAATGA
- a CDS encoding ABC transporter permease: MTLTTPAKAPPQEGRWRTLGLRADVRNLSLLGVLAVLILVGGLTRPAEFLATSNLQLVLTQASVIGVVTVGMTFVITSGGIDLSVGAIVALASVWATTLATQEFGFVGILFTAVVVGLACGLVNGVLVAYGGMVPFIATLAMLASARGLALQITDGKTQIVTVPSVLDLGLPDAYVLGIPPLVLVFAAVTVAGWLLLNRTTFGRRTVAVGGNPEAARLAGIDVRRQRLSLYLLSGLCCGIAAFLLVVLAGSGQNTNGNLYELDAIAAAIIGGTLLSGGRGTIVGSVLGVLVFTTITNIFALNNLQSDVQQIAKGAIIVAAVLLQRRTVRDGT, from the coding sequence ATGACGCTCACCACCCCGGCCAAGGCGCCGCCCCAGGAAGGCCGTTGGCGCACACTCGGCCTCCGGGCCGACGTCCGCAACCTGTCACTGCTCGGCGTACTCGCCGTACTGATCCTCGTCGGCGGCCTCACCCGGCCCGCCGAGTTCCTCGCCACCTCCAACCTCCAGCTCGTCCTGACCCAGGCCTCCGTGATCGGCGTCGTCACCGTCGGCATGACCTTCGTCATCACCAGCGGCGGCATCGACCTCTCCGTCGGCGCGATCGTCGCCCTCGCCTCCGTCTGGGCCACGACCCTCGCCACCCAGGAGTTCGGCTTCGTCGGCATCCTCTTCACCGCCGTCGTCGTCGGACTCGCCTGTGGGCTGGTGAACGGCGTCCTCGTCGCGTACGGCGGCATGGTCCCCTTCATCGCGACCCTCGCCATGCTGGCCTCGGCCCGCGGTCTCGCCCTCCAGATCACCGACGGCAAGACGCAGATCGTCACCGTCCCGTCCGTCCTCGACCTCGGCCTCCCCGACGCCTACGTCCTCGGCATCCCCCCGCTCGTCCTCGTCTTCGCGGCCGTCACCGTCGCCGGCTGGCTGCTCCTCAACCGGACCACCTTCGGCCGCCGCACCGTCGCCGTCGGCGGCAACCCGGAGGCCGCCCGCCTCGCCGGCATCGACGTACGCCGCCAGCGGCTCTCCCTCTATCTGCTCTCCGGACTGTGCTGCGGCATCGCCGCCTTCCTGCTCGTCGTGCTCGCCGGCTCCGGCCAGAACACCAACGGCAACCTGTACGAGCTCGACGCCATCGCCGCCGCCATCATCGGCGGCACCCTCCTCAGCGGCGGCCGGGGCACCATCGTCGGCTCCGTCCTCGGCGTCCTCGTCTTCACGACGATCACCAACATCTTCGCGCTCAACAACCTGCAGAGCGACGTCCAGCAGATCGCCAAGGGCGCGATCATCGTGGCCGCCGTCCTGCTCCAGCGCCGCACCGTCCGCGACGGAACCTGA
- a CDS encoding substrate-binding domain-containing protein, translating to MPETSRRHLLLGGAAVSAGALLTACTSNEPKAAKDTAPAGSAAPAADDKPGTPVTIGFAGPQADHGWLNAINDNAERRAKKYSDVTLEITEGSNDTATQIGQVQTLINKKVDVLVILPADGKALTQIGLQAMKAGIPVINLDRIFASPQAYRCWIGGDNYGMGLNAGNYIGEQLRDKPNATVVELAGMDSLELTKQRTQGFDDALKNYPNIRKVARQAADFTVESGQAKMAQLLQAQPKFDALWNHDDDQGVGALRAVAQAGRKDFLMVGGAGAKSAMDAIKADTGVLKATVLYPPTMAASAIDLARALGQKKGVGGMSELEIPASITLYSAVVTKENVDEYLPTGFS from the coding sequence ATGCCCGAAACCAGCCGCAGACACCTCCTCCTCGGCGGCGCGGCCGTCTCCGCCGGCGCCCTGCTCACGGCCTGTACGAGCAACGAGCCGAAGGCCGCCAAGGACACAGCACCGGCCGGAAGCGCCGCACCGGCCGCCGACGACAAGCCCGGCACCCCCGTCACCATCGGTTTCGCCGGCCCGCAGGCCGACCACGGCTGGCTCAACGCCATCAACGACAACGCCGAGCGGCGCGCCAAGAAGTACTCCGACGTCACCCTGGAGATCACCGAGGGCTCCAACGACACCGCCACCCAGATCGGCCAGGTCCAGACCCTCATCAACAAGAAGGTCGACGTCCTCGTCATCCTCCCCGCCGACGGCAAGGCCCTCACCCAGATCGGCCTCCAGGCCATGAAGGCCGGCATCCCCGTCATCAACCTCGACCGGATCTTCGCCTCCCCGCAGGCCTACCGCTGCTGGATCGGCGGCGACAACTACGGCATGGGCCTCAACGCCGGCAACTACATCGGCGAACAGCTCAGGGACAAGCCGAACGCCACCGTCGTCGAACTCGCCGGCATGGACAGCCTCGAACTCACCAAGCAGCGCACCCAGGGCTTCGACGACGCCCTCAAGAACTACCCCAACATCCGCAAGGTCGCCCGCCAGGCCGCCGACTTCACCGTCGAGTCGGGACAGGCCAAGATGGCCCAACTCCTCCAGGCACAGCCGAAGTTCGACGCCCTGTGGAACCACGACGACGACCAGGGGGTCGGCGCGCTGCGGGCCGTGGCCCAGGCCGGCCGCAAGGACTTCCTCATGGTCGGCGGCGCCGGCGCCAAGTCCGCCATGGACGCCATCAAGGCCGACACCGGAGTCCTCAAGGCCACCGTCCTCTACCCGCCGACCATGGCCGCCTCCGCGATCGACCTCGCCCGCGCCCTCGGCCAGAAGAAGGGCGTCGGCGGCATGTCCGAGCTGGAGATCCCCGCCTCGATCACCCTCTACTCGGCCGTCGTCACCAAGGAGAACGTCGACGAGTACCTGCCCACCGGCTTCAGCTGA